The Verrucomicrobium spinosum DSM 4136 = JCM 18804 genome includes a region encoding these proteins:
- a CDS encoding MBL fold metallo-hydrolase, with protein MGRSKWGKQGLHLRVIEGKGQSTMQVHTIDLHFQGLPEIIAAYLVESDGELALVETGPGSTLPALLEGIGRLGFQPKDVKKVLVTHIHLDHSGAAGWWAQQGVTVYVHPRGAPHLIDPEKLISSAQRIYGDRMHTLWGEILPAPAERVVALQDGDKVKLGRRDHFIALDTPGHARHHLAYALGDGCFTGDVAGMKLPRCPYLSVTAAPPQFDPVAYDESLERLHSMGFARLYLTHFGEVTDVARHLSQYSLRVHQVHECVQALRDQGLRGDALREAFTAAEHEVAVKSGAGIAEWHLFESANNAAMCADGIALYCEKAGR; from the coding sequence GTGGGGCGATCGAAGTGGGGCAAGCAGGGGTTGCATCTTCGCGTGATCGAAGGCAAGGGACAGAGCACGATGCAAGTGCACACGATTGACCTTCACTTTCAGGGGCTGCCGGAGATCATTGCGGCCTATCTGGTGGAATCTGATGGCGAGCTGGCGCTGGTGGAAACGGGGCCGGGATCCACTTTGCCAGCGTTATTGGAGGGCATCGGACGTCTTGGTTTTCAGCCAAAGGATGTGAAGAAGGTGCTGGTGACGCATATACACCTGGATCACTCCGGTGCGGCCGGGTGGTGGGCGCAACAGGGGGTGACGGTCTATGTGCACCCCAGAGGAGCGCCTCATTTGATTGATCCAGAGAAACTCATCTCCAGCGCCCAGAGGATCTATGGCGACCGCATGCACACGCTGTGGGGCGAGATCCTGCCGGCACCAGCGGAGCGTGTGGTTGCACTTCAGGATGGAGACAAGGTAAAGCTGGGCCGCCGGGATCACTTCATCGCGCTCGACACACCGGGGCATGCCCGGCATCACCTCGCGTATGCGCTGGGGGATGGTTGCTTCACCGGGGATGTGGCGGGGATGAAGCTGCCACGGTGCCCGTACCTGAGTGTCACGGCCGCGCCGCCGCAGTTTGATCCCGTGGCGTACGACGAGTCTCTGGAGCGCCTGCACTCCATGGGTTTTGCCAGGCTCTATCTCACCCACTTCGGCGAGGTGACGGATGTCGCAAGACATCTCTCCCAGTACAGTCTGCGGGTGCATCAGGTGCATGAGTGCGTCCAGGCCCTTCGGGACCAAGGGCTGAGAGGGGATGCTCTGAGGGAGGCCTTCACTGCGGCGGAGCATGAGGTGGCGGTCAAAAGCGGGGCTGGCATCGCCGAGTGGCACCTCTTTGAGTCAGCCAACAATGCCGCGATGTGCGCGGACGGGATTGCTCTGTACTGCGAGAAAGCGGGCAGATAG
- a CDS encoding thiamine pyrophosphate-dependent enzyme, with protein MSTVLPSATVTEPEDRLTKKALTADHPTWCPGCGDFAVLNIFYRVLEKLQYPHEKIVCVAGIGCSSRFPYFMNTHGIHFIHGRALPLATGISLSRPDVHVFVFGGDGDGFSIGGNHLNHAARKNVKLTYVIMDNFVYGLTKKQTSPTSPIGFKSKTDPTGSVDRPINPMKQLLASGATFIARTHAAQVKHMEQMFERAILHDGFSVVECLSECVMFYAGAFDDSTPRKGGTFETVDETQHDVTDEGAAFKLAENLAPGKFGVYYQVQRPTKNELEQKWITDTQAKIGGASQKDLLRKRLEAMR; from the coding sequence ATGTCCACCGTCCTTCCTTCCGCCACCGTCACCGAGCCCGAGGACCGGCTCACGAAAAAGGCCCTGACCGCCGACCACCCGACATGGTGTCCCGGCTGCGGGGACTTCGCCGTGCTCAACATCTTCTACCGGGTGCTGGAGAAGCTGCAGTATCCGCATGAGAAAATTGTCTGTGTGGCGGGCATCGGCTGTTCCAGCCGGTTTCCGTATTTCATGAACACGCACGGCATCCACTTCATCCATGGCCGGGCTCTGCCCCTGGCCACCGGCATCTCGCTGAGCCGGCCGGATGTGCATGTGTTTGTCTTCGGCGGCGATGGCGACGGCTTCTCCATTGGAGGCAATCACCTGAACCATGCTGCCCGGAAGAACGTGAAGCTCACTTACGTGATCATGGACAACTTCGTTTATGGTCTGACCAAGAAGCAGACCAGCCCCACCTCACCCATCGGCTTCAAGTCCAAGACCGATCCGACCGGTTCCGTGGACCGGCCCATCAACCCGATGAAACAGCTCCTGGCCAGCGGGGCCACCTTTATCGCCCGCACGCATGCGGCGCAGGTGAAGCACATGGAGCAGATGTTTGAGCGGGCGATCCTGCACGACGGGTTCAGCGTCGTGGAGTGCCTGAGCGAGTGCGTCATGTTCTACGCCGGTGCCTTTGACGACAGCACGCCCCGCAAGGGCGGCACGTTTGAGACCGTGGACGAAACCCAGCACGATGTGACGGACGAAGGCGCAGCCTTCAAGCTGGCCGAGAACCTGGCCCCAGGGAAGTTCGGCGTGTACTACCAGGTGCAGCGCCCCACCAAGAACGAGCTGGAGCAGAAGTGGATCACGGATACCCAGGCGAAGATCGGCGGCGCGAGCCAGAAGGATCTGCTGCGGAAGCGGTTGGAGGCGATGAGGTAA
- a CDS encoding prephenate dehydratase produces MSDVVSPPSRPRIGFLRPARLTNGYTAAARFAAHYSGRVDAMGTVFEPVAFSSHPEIIAAQARGDIDFGVIAIENTLDGIIVESVKELERLFETPRQRRTFVVWEELLPIQHFLMSQSGGLIGIDVIRSHPSALRQCSKTLQRIKDHLEIRVEQTESTGAATLEAVANPSVAAIASREALEVYSGSLRAVDLAELEHDHQLGLEQTRSLSDYSNGFTRFWILGEKKLIQRMDSANVKDVEKSLNKTCFLLSLPNETGTLYDALGVISEHKVFLSIIYPFPRVERDFEYMFFVEVEGHLQDAAIKGIHDKLNEKFPQRPDWPPSCVWLGSFPNTELLKELPEHQTLFRRRYYPDDMNWPETA; encoded by the coding sequence ATGAGTGACGTCGTTTCTCCTCCCAGCCGCCCTCGCATCGGCTTCCTCCGGCCGGCCCGGCTTACCAACGGCTACACGGCGGCGGCGCGATTTGCGGCGCACTATAGCGGCCGGGTCGATGCCATGGGGACGGTCTTCGAACCCGTGGCTTTCTCTTCTCATCCGGAGATCATTGCCGCACAGGCGAGGGGAGACATCGACTTTGGCGTCATCGCGATCGAGAACACGCTCGACGGCATCATCGTCGAGTCGGTCAAGGAGTTGGAGCGCCTCTTTGAGACGCCCCGCCAGCGGCGCACCTTTGTGGTGTGGGAGGAGTTGCTACCCATCCAGCACTTCCTGATGAGCCAGAGTGGCGGCCTGATTGGCATCGATGTCATTCGCAGCCATCCCAGCGCCTTGCGCCAGTGCTCCAAGACGCTCCAACGGATCAAGGACCATCTGGAAATCCGGGTGGAGCAGACGGAGAGCACCGGTGCCGCGACGCTGGAAGCGGTGGCCAATCCCTCTGTGGCCGCGATCGCCTCCCGTGAGGCTCTGGAAGTGTATTCCGGCAGTCTGAGGGCAGTGGATCTGGCGGAGCTGGAACACGATCATCAGCTCGGCCTGGAGCAAACCCGCAGCCTTTCAGACTATTCCAACGGCTTCACGCGCTTCTGGATTCTCGGCGAGAAGAAACTCATCCAGCGGATGGACAGTGCCAACGTGAAGGACGTGGAGAAAAGCCTGAACAAGACGTGTTTTCTGCTGAGCCTGCCCAATGAAACGGGCACGCTCTATGATGCGCTGGGAGTCATCAGTGAGCATAAGGTCTTCCTTTCGATCATCTACCCGTTCCCGCGGGTGGAGCGGGACTTTGAGTACATGTTCTTTGTAGAGGTGGAGGGCCATCTTCAGGACGCCGCCATCAAGGGCATTCACGACAAGCTGAACGAAAAATTTCCCCAGCGTCCGGACTGGCCACCGTCCTGCGTGTGGCTGGGCTCTTTCCCAAATACTGAGCTGCTCAAGGAGCTTCCCGAGCATCAGACGCTGTTCCGCAGGCGTTATTATCCCGATGACATGAATTGGCCGGAAACGGCCTGA
- the tyrS gene encoding tyrosine--tRNA ligase, with translation MNIFEDLQFRGLVADFTSVPESRADLLPLPDRLAAKAITLYCGFDPTADSLHVGHIVPLLALRRFQLAGHHPIAVAGGATGSIGDPSGKSAERQLLTQEQIKANVEAVRPQLAKLLDFDSPVNPARLMDNADWIGPISYLDFLRDVGKHFTVNQMVAKESVRARMEDRDVGISYTEFSYMLLQSYDYFHLAQVAGCELQIGGSDQWGNITTGIDLVRKKLGRHAYGLTMPLITKSDGTKFGKSEGGAIWLDPKKTSIYKFYQFWINSDDRDVVKYLKFFTFLPHDEIRALEAEHETNPGARKAHQALARSITTLIHGEQATSDAVRASEILFGGSLEGISASTLQTLSEEVPNATVTADQLGGEGLPLVEALVLSGLSQSKGQARKDVEGGGVYVNGDRATAATDRLAVDRTLHGRYVLLRKGRRNYALLSVA, from the coding sequence ATGAACATCTTCGAAGACCTACAGTTCCGGGGCCTGGTGGCAGATTTCACCAGTGTTCCGGAGTCGCGTGCCGATTTGCTCCCGCTGCCTGACCGGCTGGCGGCCAAGGCCATCACGCTGTATTGTGGCTTCGACCCGACGGCTGATTCCCTGCATGTGGGGCACATTGTGCCGCTCCTGGCCTTGCGCCGTTTCCAACTTGCCGGGCACCACCCCATCGCTGTGGCCGGTGGGGCCACCGGCTCCATTGGCGATCCCAGCGGGAAATCCGCTGAGCGCCAGTTGCTCACGCAGGAGCAGATCAAAGCCAACGTGGAGGCGGTGCGCCCCCAGTTGGCCAAGCTGCTGGACTTTGACTCGCCCGTGAATCCGGCCCGCCTGATGGACAACGCGGACTGGATTGGGCCCATCTCCTACCTGGACTTCCTCCGCGATGTGGGCAAGCACTTCACGGTCAACCAGATGGTGGCCAAGGAGAGTGTCCGTGCCCGCATGGAAGACCGCGACGTGGGCATCAGCTACACGGAGTTCAGCTACATGCTGCTCCAGTCCTACGACTACTTCCATCTGGCCCAGGTGGCCGGTTGCGAGCTGCAGATCGGTGGCTCTGACCAGTGGGGCAACATCACTACGGGCATTGATCTGGTGCGGAAGAAGCTGGGGCGTCACGCCTACGGCCTGACGATGCCACTCATCACGAAGTCGGACGGCACCAAGTTTGGTAAGTCTGAGGGCGGGGCGATCTGGCTTGATCCCAAGAAGACGAGCATCTACAAGTTCTACCAGTTCTGGATCAACAGCGACGACCGCGACGTGGTGAAGTACCTGAAGTTCTTCACCTTCCTGCCGCATGACGAGATCCGTGCCCTGGAGGCGGAGCACGAGACCAATCCAGGGGCGCGCAAGGCGCACCAGGCTCTGGCCCGGTCCATCACCACGCTCATCCATGGCGAGCAGGCCACGAGCGATGCGGTGCGAGCCAGCGAGATCCTCTTCGGAGGCAGTCTCGAAGGCATCTCCGCCTCCACGCTCCAGACCTTGAGCGAAGAAGTGCCCAATGCCACGGTGACTGCGGACCAGCTGGGCGGCGAAGGTCTGCCGCTGGTGGAAGCGCTGGTGCTCTCCGGGCTCTCGCAGAGCAAGGGGCAGGCGCGGAAGGACGTGGAAGGGGGCGGGGTGTACGTGAACGGAGACCGCGCCACCGCTGCGACGGACCGCCTCGCGGTGGACCGCACGCTGCACGGTCGCTACGTCTTGCTGCGCAAGGGCAGGCGCAACTATGCCCTGTTGTCGGTGGCCTGA
- a CDS encoding 2-oxoacid:acceptor oxidoreductase subunit alpha — MLAKPASTPMSPGLHAPHSLRNAVIRFAGNSQDGIQSIGGFLARLAGRTAQEVMTYMTIPSTISGGPSIFQVHIGSGEVLHAGDEADVLVAFYQHSYDSHLGALRDGGVCLYDSGEVKEVRHERGIKHLGIPFTAATVEAVGGSTRDRGKNMFVLGLVCAVFNLDKEKLIGIVSRQFGKKDESVLRNAMLAFDAGFAYEVGDLERFAFEHGEAGDGHRISTDGNQMLTAGLIAAGVRYGAAYPITPWSSIMESLRTELPKYGGIYVQAEDELAAVSMTLGAAFAGHLAVTGSAGPGLSLKMEALSYASMAELPIIVINVQRGGPSTGLPTSVEQSDLMQAIYGSHGDCPRIVLAPQDVEDCFYIALEAGRLARKYSCPVIILSDQALSSRIEAFAEPDLDVHWVEPHIDLSTRREDYRPYPLDRTTHHAPPGSRMSSGKYPVISGLEHDEWGHPSGSPKMHSQMTAKRRQKLIDAAAEFPLPKVHGHQEGDVLIVGWGSTYGPIKESADRLPAEGFKVGALHLRHLHPLPNGLETIFNRYEHIVVVEMNDYGAYGYGQMATLLRARYCNPAIKSLCKTDGLAFRIREIVTGVEKHLAGAG, encoded by the coding sequence ATGTTAGCGAAACCTGCATCCACACCGATGTCGCCGGGCCTCCATGCCCCGCATTCCCTCCGCAACGCGGTCATTCGCTTCGCGGGCAATTCACAGGATGGCATCCAGTCCATCGGTGGCTTCCTGGCTCGGCTTGCCGGACGAACGGCCCAGGAGGTCATGACCTACATGACCATTCCTTCCACGATCAGTGGCGGGCCGTCCATCTTTCAGGTGCACATAGGCTCCGGGGAGGTGTTGCATGCGGGCGATGAGGCAGACGTGCTGGTGGCCTTCTATCAGCACAGTTATGACAGCCATCTGGGCGCGTTGCGTGATGGAGGCGTCTGTCTCTATGACAGCGGCGAGGTGAAGGAGGTGCGCCATGAGCGCGGCATCAAACACCTCGGCATTCCGTTCACTGCTGCCACGGTGGAGGCGGTCGGCGGCTCCACGAGGGATCGTGGAAAGAACATGTTTGTCCTGGGCCTGGTGTGTGCGGTGTTCAACCTCGACAAGGAGAAGCTCATCGGCATCGTCAGCCGGCAGTTCGGCAAGAAGGATGAGAGCGTGCTGCGGAACGCCATGCTCGCCTTTGACGCGGGCTTTGCCTATGAAGTGGGGGATCTGGAGAGATTTGCCTTTGAGCATGGAGAGGCAGGTGACGGCCATCGCATCAGCACGGATGGCAATCAGATGCTGACGGCGGGGCTCATCGCCGCCGGGGTGCGATACGGCGCGGCCTATCCCATCACCCCCTGGTCGTCCATCATGGAATCTCTTCGCACAGAGCTGCCCAAGTACGGTGGCATCTATGTGCAGGCCGAGGATGAGCTCGCGGCTGTGAGCATGACGCTGGGCGCGGCCTTTGCCGGTCATCTGGCGGTGACGGGCAGTGCCGGACCGGGGTTGAGTTTGAAGATGGAGGCGTTGAGTTATGCCAGCATGGCGGAGCTGCCGATCATCGTGATCAACGTGCAGCGCGGTGGGCCCTCCACCGGCCTGCCCACGAGCGTGGAGCAGAGCGATCTCATGCAGGCCATCTACGGCAGCCATGGGGATTGTCCGCGCATCGTGCTCGCCCCGCAAGATGTGGAAGATTGCTTCTACATCGCGCTGGAGGCCGGGCGGCTGGCCCGCAAGTACTCCTGCCCGGTGATCATTCTGAGTGACCAGGCGTTGAGCAGTCGCATTGAGGCCTTTGCCGAGCCAGACCTGGATGTCCACTGGGTGGAGCCCCATATTGATCTTTCCACGCGACGCGAAGACTATCGTCCCTACCCGTTGGATCGCACCACGCACCATGCTCCGCCCGGCTCGCGCATGAGTAGCGGCAAGTATCCAGTCATCTCTGGGCTGGAGCATGATGAGTGGGGCCATCCCAGTGGCAGCCCCAAGATGCACAGCCAGATGACGGCAAAACGCCGGCAGAAACTCATTGATGCGGCGGCGGAGTTTCCTCTGCCCAAGGTGCACGGGCATCAGGAGGGGGATGTCCTGATCGTAGGCTGGGGCAGCACCTACGGGCCTATCAAGGAGAGCGCCGACCGCCTTCCGGCGGAGGGCTTCAAGGTGGGGGCGCTGCACCTGCGTCACCTGCATCCGCTGCCCAACGGGCTGGAAACCATCTTCAACCGCTACGAGCACATCGTGGTGGTGGAGATGAATGACTACGGTGCCTACGGCTACGGCCAGATGGCCACGCTGCTGAGGGCGCGCTACTGCAATCCCGCCATCAAGTCCCTCTGCAAGACGGATGGTCTGGCCTTCCGCATCCGCGAGATTGTGACCGGGGTGGAGAAGCACCTCGCCGGGGCCGGCTGA
- a CDS encoding RNA polymerase sigma factor, which translates to MDATPSISTTSWNSWLGQRSRQFLLFARSQTRCEADAHDVLQDSLVETWRRAGHKAPDDALVYATIRRRAIDLFRSTERRQRREQTAYEILWLDQPADGSGIDPDLDEAVQRLPNHLREVLIVRIWGGLTFQQIALSLDIPADTAASRYRYALDHLRKAMKQAEGNRPASPHLT; encoded by the coding sequence GTGGACGCCACCCCCTCAATCTCAACCACCTCCTGGAACTCGTGGCTTGGCCAACGCTCCCGCCAGTTCCTGCTCTTCGCCCGGTCTCAGACGCGGTGCGAGGCGGACGCGCACGACGTTCTTCAGGATTCCCTCGTGGAGACGTGGCGGCGAGCCGGACACAAGGCACCGGACGACGCCCTGGTGTACGCCACCATCCGCCGCCGGGCCATTGATCTCTTTCGCAGCACGGAACGGCGGCAACGCCGGGAACAGACTGCCTATGAAATCCTGTGGCTGGACCAGCCAGCGGACGGCTCCGGCATCGACCCCGACCTGGACGAAGCCGTCCAGCGCCTGCCCAATCACCTGAGGGAGGTGCTCATCGTCCGGATCTGGGGCGGGCTGACCTTCCAGCAGATCGCCCTTTCTCTGGACATTCCCGCTGACACCGCCGCATCCCGCTACCGCTATGCCCTGGACCATCTGCGCAAGGCGATGAAACAAGCTGAGGGCAACCGGCCCGCCTCCCCCCATTTGACATGA